TTGAAATCCCCAAACCCAACTGATGCATTTGAGCGGAACTATATTTTCAGGTCCGGGGGAGGCTGTTAATTTGCCTCCCGTGGACCTTTTGCTTCTGTGGCGCGATCCCGTTGCCCGCACAGGGGAGGAAGCAATGGCGGCCGACGAGGTCCTGCTGGAATGGGATGAATATTCCGTCATGCGGGTCTATGAATGGAAAGAACCGACGGTGACCTACGGCTTCTTCGACAGTGAAGAAGAAGCTTCCCGTATTTTTCCAGATCCCGGACTTCATTTTGTGAGACGCTGGACGGGCGGAGGGATTGTCGATCATCGTGCCGATATTCCTTTTACCCTTGCTTTGCGTTCCTGCGACCGAGAAGGACGTCCGCAAAGTGCTGCTTTGTACCGATGGATCCACGGTGGTCTTGCACGGGTACTGAGGAGTTGCGGCGTGGAATGCGTGTTGCTTGATGGAGATGCTCCCGATGGGGGACGGGCTTGTTTTTCCAGTCCGGTGACCAGCGATTTGGTGTTGCCCGACGGTTCCAAACTTGCAGGAGGTGGCCAGAGGCGTGCCAAATGCGGTGTTTTGCATCAGGGGAGTATCCAGAATTGTACCTTGCCGGAAGGATGGGATTTGCAGTTGGCTGAGCGTCTTTCCCTGGATGTGAAGCTGTTATCCTCAATTGAACCTTTCCCTGGTTTTCAGGACAAGGTTGACGAGCTTGTCCGTACCAAATATGCCACGGAAGCATGGAGGTATGGAGGACATCGCAGGCCTCATCATTAGTATTGTCGCGTTTGGGCCGAGATAGCCAGTAAAAGGAGATTTGCATCTCAGAGAAGGCCCGTAAACACACAAGGACCGTTCCGACGTTTGTTGAGGAACGGTCCTTGTGTGTTTTGGGTGATGGATTTCCGGGATTAGTTTGTTTGGAACTGAACCTTGTCCCGGCTTACGGGCATGCCGTGTTCGCAAAACCAGGGGAAGAGGTCCTTGCCGGCAGCAATGCTCATGATGGCGACTGCATCGTCCAGAGAATAGCCGTGTTTCAGTTTGGCAGGTACATATTTGCGCTTGGCCTGGAAGTATTTGGCGAGGAAGTCGGGATTGTCCTTGCGGAGCTGCTCAAAGACCCAGAAGGATTTACCCCAATTGACGGCTCGTTGTTGTCCCGGATCCAGTTTTGGTACACTGTCCGGTCCGTTGCCGTTCAAATCGTACAATTTCATTTCGGGATCCACTGCGAGAGCAGGCTTGATAGTGTTGGCGATGCGTTTGGCTGCTTCCTCGGGATATCCCTGATCTCCCATGACGAGGTCTCCGACATAAGTGGCAATGGGTTCATTCCAATAAGGTTCCGCATGAGGGTGTACCCAGGAGTGGACATTTTCATGGGTAATAAATTCGATCATGCTATCTTCCCTTTCCGGGAAACCTCCCCAGAAGACGGCTAGTCCGATATGGCGACCATTGGAATACCCTCCTCCTCCCGTTGCGAGCAGGCCCACTTCGCTTGACATGCCGGGAGAGAGTGGAACACCCATGAATTTCTCAATACTCGGACGGCATCGGGTATCCATTTTGATCATAGCTTCTGCGCTGGGGGCCAGATAGTCGCTCCAGTGATAGACGAGTGAACCGACTTGCCGGGAATTGTCCGTACGGACAAGATCTCCTCCATCCACTTTTTGATCCAGGTTGACTTGGCGGCCTGAACCCAGCCGGACGAGAAGTCCGTTGATCCATTCATTGTTGATAGATCCTTCTTTTTTCTGAGAACGTTGGCCGAAGAGAGTGGATGATGCGGCCAGGACTTTCCCATGGCCTACTTTTTTTTCTGCCAGGACGGGAACTCCATCGGCATTGACAACGAGAGGTTGCCACTCTTCCGGCTTGCTGAATGTGAGAGTAAATCCGTTGGGTGACTCGATCTCTCCGGAAAGTCCGGAATTGGCCGTGAAACTCAGCGGTGCTTTGCCGGAGGCGCCGAATTGTACATCGAAGACGCCGGCTATGGCGTTTTGCTGTTTGCTGCCGGGGGACCCCATGATGACAAGGCCACCTCCGTTTTCGACGAATTTTTTCACGATGGCTTTGTCGTCATCGGTGTAGGGGACTTTGTCGTCACAAGCCGGGAGGATGAAGACGTTGGCATTGTCGAGTTGCAAATTTTTGAAAGATCTCCAGTTGTTGACACCGTTTTGACCGGGTTTCATGTAGTGGTGCAGAAAGGTCCCGAAACCCGTGTAGAAGGAATAGCCGTGGGTAAGGTCAACGACGACGGACAGAGGGGAAGACGATGTTCCCGTACCAGTGGTGGTAGTGCCGATTGCCGAGGTAACTGCCAGTAGGGGCAGGATGAGAGATAGAAAGAAACTTTTCATGACTCTCCTACTTACGTAAGAGGAAATGGACTTCTTTCACAATCCTTTTTTCGGAGACAGACTAAGGGAAACAGGCTATTGACACGATTTTATGTGTCGGAATGACATGTAAAATAGGGGGGATGATCGGATGGGAATCTTTCAAAAAACTGTTTAAGTAATTTTTCCATCGCCAGGAATTAAAAAATATATTTCCGGTGTATTTACGTTTTTTGATTTTTTCTGGATATGTAGATGATTCGTAAATATATTAGATCACTCGTTTTTAGTATATTATTGTAATTTCAAAAACTTGATTTTTTGTTTTATTCGTTTGCTTTGATAAGTATTATTTATATTTATTCAGACAATTTTTCACGAGTGGTTTCATATATCGAAAAAATCTTTGATTTATTATGTGAAAATTTGGTGATTTGGAATGTATGTTTTTAGTCTTGTGCGACGAAAATAAATCTGTTTCGTTCTGCCTGGAATTAATATCCATTACAAAAATCATGAGACCCATTCTTCCCCTTCAATTGCGACGCTGCCTGCTGGCGAGCTTCTTCCTGTCTTTTTCTTCCTCGGGTGCGGACTATACCATAGACGCTTCTCAAGCTTCCAACCCTGGACGGAATGTCTACCAAACACTGGCGGAATTGGTTTCCTCCGGAACCTTGTCCGCAGGAGACACAGTCATTCTGAATAATGACGACTTTTCTCTTGTGTCCGGTTTGTCTGTTCCCGTCAATTTCCGTTCGAATGATCCGGAGACGCCGCGCAAGGTAGATCTGACCGGATTGGGGAATACTCCTTTGTTTAAACTATCCCGGGGTGACTATATGATCGATATGAAATCCGTTGTCTTGACCAATGCTTCGGGCAGAGTAATTTATTGTTTAGATCAATCCTCCAGTTCCGGGACTGTTTCTCTGAAAGTTTCCGACGATGTCGCATTCAAGAATAATCACAGTTCTGGCGTGAATGAGTATGGAGGAGCGATTTCCTTGTATTCATACGTAGCTTCCAAATTGGCCGTAGGTGATAATACCACGTTCGAATCGAATTACGCTACCGGTAGCGGTGGTGCCATTAGTGTTCATTCATACGGGAGTAAGGAAGCTGTGCTGACTATGGGCAACAACGCCGTTTTTACTGGCAACTATGCCGGTAGCGGTAAAGACGGAGGAGCAATTCATGTATACGGCGCTGGCGGTTCTACCGTGAGTCTCGGGGATAATATGAAATTCGTTGGTAATTATGTTCCCAATGGTTATGGTGGATCAGGCGGTGCTATTTATGTCGTTATGCCTGACAGTACAAAATACGGTGAGAACAGCCTTTCTTTGGGTTCCAACGCTGTGTTTACCGGGAATTATGTCAATGGTCGTTACAGTTATGGGGGGGCTATTGCAATGCATTCTGCTTCTCGATCGGAAATCTCAACATTGGTCCTGGGAACCGGAGCCGTCTTTACCGGGAATTACATTTTTTCTACAGCTGGAGCCGGTTATGACAGCTACGGCTATGGGGGGGCGATTTATGCAGCGTCAGGAAGATTTGTGAATCTCATTGTTCAGGACGGAGCCGTCTTTACCGGCAATTATGCCTGGTCAAGAGGCGGAGCTATTTATCTGCAAAGCAGCAAGGAGGGGAGTACCAGTCAGTTGCTGGCACTGAGCCGGGATGTCATTTTCAGCGGTAACAAGATTGGAGGTACGTTTACCCAACACTCGGATGGTACCTTTTTCGTCGAAAACGGTATTGCCAATGCGGTTCATATAAGAGGCCAACAAGACATGCAACTTGCCGCTTCTGAAGGAAGGCAGGTTCGGTTCGATGATCCTCTCGTCACTTCTGCTGCCAGTGCGGGGTCTTATCCCAATTATACAGAGCTTGAAAATATCACCCTTTCCATTAATCAATACTCAGACACCAGCGGCTCCGCTTACCAAACAGACGGTACGGTTATTTTCAGCGGGGAACTCTATCAAGGGGACTCTTCCCATCTGGTCGCGAGCCGTTATAGTGATTTCAAGGGACAAACAACTCTCTACGGGGGGACCCTCATTTTAGAACATAACGTGGTTTTTGGTAATTCCGAGTTGCGGGACGACACATCCATGGTCCTTAAAAACGGAACCTTGGAAATCACCGGTGGCAGTACGATCAATGCTGCTTCTTTCACCGTCTCCCATGCGGACATTGTTTTGCGTCCGGGAACCAGCGCTTTCATCAATGCTAAAAACGTGGATATGTCTCAAGGCTTTGTTTTCGACATGCAGAGGCAGTTCCAAAGCTCCGCTTCCCTGGAGTTGTCTCACGGAATGTCCATCTCGGCCTCAAATTCCTTCCTGGTGGGTGGTAACATCGGCATTTTGGATAACTACGTATCCTCCGATTACTTTTATGCGGACAACTCTTGGGCGCAAGAGCGTGTCTTCGTTGTGCTGACGGATTCGGACAAGACTCGTGACGGTGATTTTTCCGGTACTTATTCCATGGCTACTGGTTCCGAGTATGTGGAGAGTCCCTATACTTATACGGGAGTTTGGAGTTATCAATGGCTGGATGCGGACGGGGACGGTTTCCCGGAACAGCTTCAGCTTGTCTGGACGCCCGACCGCGTAGATCCTCCCGATCCGGTGGACCCTCCCGGTCCGGTAGATCCGGTGGAGCCTGTAGATCCAACTCCTCCCGTTCCTCCAACACCTGGCATTCGGGACATTTTGCCCGAATTGGCGGGAGGACTCGCAATGAACTCCATGTGGTCTTCCGCCTCCAACGTCCTCGGTATGTCGGGAGCTGCTCTTGAGGGCCTGGATACGCTGAGATTCACTACGGGGCCGGAAAACAACTATTGGATCAAGGGGGTGGGAGATTTTCTTTACCATGCCTCCGAAGGTGTCCGGGACGGATTCGACTACAACGGCGGAGGATATGCCGTGGGGGCGGATCGCAGAGTAGCGAAGAATACGATTCTTGGCCTGGGGTTCGGCGATCTCTATGGTAGAATGTACAGCCGTAGCTTTGTGGGTGACATCGGCCAGCAAACCGAAATCGCCATGCTTTATGGAGGATGGAACAAAAACCTCGACAGGAACAATACTCTCATCGTGACGGGTTCCGTAGGCTATGGCTGGACGGACAACAGAATGAATTCTTTCCATACCGGCGGATGGTCTCACGGAAAATGGACTAACCGTACTTTGGGCGCTACCCTCAATGG
This is a stretch of genomic DNA from Akkermansia sp. N21116. It encodes these proteins:
- a CDS encoding autotransporter outer membrane beta-barrel domain-containing protein, translated to MRPILPLQLRRCLLASFFLSFSSSGADYTIDASQASNPGRNVYQTLAELVSSGTLSAGDTVILNNDDFSLVSGLSVPVNFRSNDPETPRKVDLTGLGNTPLFKLSRGDYMIDMKSVVLTNASGRVIYCLDQSSSSGTVSLKVSDDVAFKNNHSSGVNEYGGAISLYSYVASKLAVGDNTTFESNYATGSGGAISVHSYGSKEAVLTMGNNAVFTGNYAGSGKDGGAIHVYGAGGSTVSLGDNMKFVGNYVPNGYGGSGGAIYVVMPDSTKYGENSLSLGSNAVFTGNYVNGRYSYGGAIAMHSASRSEISTLVLGTGAVFTGNYIFSTAGAGYDSYGYGGAIYAASGRFVNLIVQDGAVFTGNYAWSRGGAIYLQSSKEGSTSQLLALSRDVIFSGNKIGGTFTQHSDGTFFVENGIANAVHIRGQQDMQLAASEGRQVRFDDPLVTSAASAGSYPNYTELENITLSINQYSDTSGSAYQTDGTVIFSGELYQGDSSHLVASRYSDFKGQTTLYGGTLILEHNVVFGNSELRDDTSMVLKNGTLEITGGSTINAASFTVSHADIVLRPGTSAFINAKNVDMSQGFVFDMQRQFQSSASLELSHGMSISASNSFLVGGNIGILDNYVSSDYFYADNSWAQERVFVVLTDSDKTRDGDFSGTYSMATGSEYVESPYTYTGVWSYQWLDADGDGFPEQLQLVWTPDRVDPPDPVDPPGPVDPVEPVDPTPPVPPTPGIRDILPELAGGLAMNSMWSSASNVLGMSGAALEGLDTLRFTTGPENNYWIKGVGDFLYHASEGVRDGFDYNGGGYAVGADRRVAKNTILGLGFGDLYGRMYSRSFVGDIGQQTEIAMLYGGWNKNLDRNNTLIVTGSVGYGWTDNRMNSFHTGGWSHGKWTNRTLGATLNGKWSRRVSEAVSMDFILGLEYTDVTQESFTETGWDARRFEKGHLKNLSMPVGVGMTCRSELMGREWLNSVAVSYLPDVYRENPSASAERLLNGYHWEAKGATPSRNAVRVNVSSALQLNDRWRVYAGYEFEGRNKAVAHRFNAGVSFSY